Below is a genomic region from Acidobacteriota bacterium.
GCAGTCAGAGTCCGGGCCTCGTCGTACTCGAATTCGAACCTTCCCTCGTCAAAGAAGGAGCGCTGCAGGACCTCGAGCCGGGACTCAGGTCCGAGACTCCCGTAGCCGCGAACCTGCTCTTCGGCCCAAAGCACCATTTCTTCGTTGACCTCGAACGGGTAGACGACCTGAGATGGATCCAGGCCGAGCTCACTCACCGCGTGTTGCCACTCCTCGTAACCGAACACCTCGTCGGGCGCGTCGGCAGCCGCTGGCAGAGCAACTGCCGCCAGCACTACGGCCACCAGGTTCCGAGCGAAAGAATTCATGAGTAGATTCTACGTCGTTCACGCCAATTGGTTCTCACCCCGGGCGTCCGGATCGGGCACAATGGCTGCGAACACACTGTGCCATGGGAGGCCATGATGATCCGAAAATTCGTGTCCGCACTCGTCGCCACCCTTTCTCTGGCGCCGTTTTCGTGGGCCGACGAGACCTTCGACCGCAACTTCGATAACGCCACTTTGAGAATCGACTTCTTCCATACGGGCAACGCCGAAAAAGAGATTGTGACCTTCGATCGCCTCTACCGTCAGGGGGAGTGGGCCGGCCCTCGGACCAAGCTGCTGGACCCGTTCCCCTACGGTTCGTACCTCGTCGAGGCGACCGATCCTGCGGACGGCTCAGTGCTCTTTTCCAAGGGTTTCGATAGTTACTTCGGTGAATACCGCACCACGTCCGGCGCCTCAGATGGTGTAATGAGGACCTACCACGAATCCGTACTGCTGCCGTTTCCAAGACGGCCGATCGAGGTCCGGATCAGCGCCCGACAACGAGATAGCTCGTGCGCGCTGCTGAACAATATTTCGGTCGACCCCACGTCGGTTCACATCTCGACGGAACCGCCGACGAGAGACGCCGTCGTCGTCGAGGTACACCTCGGAGGACCGGCCCACGCGGTCCTCGACATCACGATTCTCGGAGAGGGATACGCAGCGAGCGAAATCGAGACCTTCAAAACCGACCTCGAGCATGCGTCGGCGACACTGCTCGCCCACCCGCCCTTCAACGCGAACCGGGCACACATCAGCGTTCGCGGCGTGCTGGCGCCCTCGGCCGAGAGCGGCTGTGACGAACCCTCGCGTGGCGTCTACCGGTCGACCTCCCTGGGAGCGTCGTTCAATTCGCTCGGATCCGAGCGCTACATGTTGACCGAGGACAACAGGTCGATGCGAGATGTCGCCGCCAACGCGCCGTACGATGCCCTGATCATCATGGTGAACCATGACCGCTACGGTGGTGGAGGTATCTACAACCTCTTCTGCACCTTCACCGCACACTCGGACTGGGCCGATTACCTCCTCCTGCACGAGTTTGGTCACTCCTTCGCCGGCCTCGCCGACGAGTACTACAGTTCGTCGGTGGCGTATAACGACTTCTACCCTCGCGGCCACGAGCCGCACGAGCCGAATATCACCGCACTTCTGGACCCTTCCGAACTCAAGTGGCGAGATCTGATTGAGGCAGGCACCGCCCTTCCCACGCCTTGGGGCAAAGAAGCATTCGATAGAGAGGATTCGGCCTACCAAGAGGAGAGGACCGAGCTCAACAAGACGATCGGAGAAGCATCCAGAGCCGGAGCCTCGGAGGAAAAGCTCCGGGAACTACGCGACATCGAGACCCGCCACGCCGCTGTCCACAGCCAGTGGGTCGAGAAATATCTTGCATCGAGGCCATCGGCGGGGATTGTCGGGGCATTCGAGGGAGCGGGTTACTCCTCGACCGGTCTCTACAGGCCGATGATTGATTGCCTGATGTTCTCGCGACGTGCACAGCCGTACTGCAGGGTATGCGAACGGGCGGTCGAAGCCATGATACTGCGATACACCGAATGAGTTTTTGCCAAGTCGCCCCGCCAAGGCTTTTCCCGACGGCCAACCGACCGACTCGAGGGGCCGAGTCGTGTCGGAACTGAGGCTTCCGAGAACCTACGTCGTAGGCCTCGGAGAAGTAGGGCGGCGACTCGGTGGCGCGCTCGATCGGGCCGGTGTCCCCACCTGTCCAGTCACCCGTACCCGGGGCTGGGACGAGGCCCGAGGGGATCCCGAAGGAGTCTGTCTCGTCTGCGTCGGCGAGGAATCCCTCGCAGAGGTGCTGGAAACCCTTCACAATGTGCCTTCCGAACGCCTGATCCTGGTCCAGAACGGCTGGATTCGCCCGCTTCTCGTCGATCTTCCGGACAACACCCGGGGCCTCATCTGGTTCACCTCCAAAGGTGATTTCTTTCAGATACTGCGTGCCAACGCCTTTGCAGGGCCGTTGGCCGAAGACATGGCGCTTGCACTTGCCGCCGGCGGCCTCCCGAGCGAGCCAGTCGAAAAGGCGATGTTTGACAGCCTCGAGGCGGACAAGATGGGCTTCAATTGCGTCGTCGGGCTGCCGCTCGCAGTTCATTCGATGACCCTCGGCGACTATCTGGCCGAATGCCCCGGCGAGGCGAAAGCTGTCTTCGAAGAGGCGGTCAATGCGTGCTCTGCCGCCACCGGCGCCGAGATCGATAGCCGCGCCTGGTCGGCTTTCCTCGAAACCGCGAAATTCCTCCGCTGGGTACGCGCATCGCAGGCCAAAGCACTCGATTTTCGGAACCAGGCAGTTGTGGCCCTGGCAGCCGAGCACGGTCTCGCGGCGCCGGCGAACCAGGAACTGCTGGGACAGTACGGCGAGAAATGTGTTACAAATTCGGGCTGGAGCGAAAGACTTTGAGCAAGGAAACGATCTACCGGGTGAATTTCGTCAGCCAGGGAGAGGTCTACGAGGTCTATGCCCGAAACGTGTCGCAAGGGGGCCTGTTCGGCTTCGTCGAGATCGAAGAGCTGATATTCGGAGAGCGTTCAAAGCTCCTCATCGACTCCTCGGAGGAACGGCTCAAGACCGAGTTCGAGGGCGTGCGTCGGGTCTACGTACCGTTACACTCGGTTCTCCGCATCGACGAGGTCGAAAAGGCCGGCCGAGGGCGCATCACTTCGGGCGAGGGAAAGGTCGCGACTTTTCCGATGGCAATCATGCCGCCCGGCACGAAACGCGACTGATCATTTCGTTCCCCAGGCCACAATCGTCCAGATCTTTTGAAACCAGCTGCTCCGGCGGTACGTACAACCCACGAGGATCGAGGTGAACGAAATAGTGACGAAGACGCTCAAGAGATGGTGGACCGAGTGGTTGCGATCCGTGCTTCTGATCGTGATCATCATCACCTCGTTCAGATCGGCGGTGGCGGACTGGAACGACGTCCCGACTGGCTCGATGAAGCCGACGATCTTCGAGGGCGACCGCATTGTCGTTAACAAGCTGGCCTACGACCTGAAGATTCCGTTCACCACCTACCGCCTGTTCTCTTGGGCCGAACCGGCGCGAGGTGACATCGTTGTTTTGTATTCGCCAGTCGACGGGAAACGACTCGTCAAACGGGTGATCGGAATCCCCGGCGACACCGTCTCGATGATCGACGATCACCTGATTGTGAATGGCGACGCCGTGTCCTACGCACCACCATCACCCGAGCTCATCACCGGCCCGACGCCCGGCGGCACGGGCAAGTTGATCGCGTTGGAGCGTCTTGGAGAAAATCCGCATGCCGTGATGATCCCCTTTGGCGCCCACTGCCGACCGACCTTTGCGCCGGTCACAGTACCCCGCGGCGCCTACTTCCTGATGGGCGACAACCGCGACGAAAGCTATGACTCCCGGTACTTTGGTTCGGTCCCCGGCAAACAGATCGTCGGCCGCGCGACTGCCGTCGCAGCATCAGTCGATCCGGAACGTCACTTCCGACCCCGTTGGAATCGGTTCTTCCGCGAACTGCGTTGAAGAATCGGTGACACCGATCTCCAATACGTGGGAAACTGCTATCGACAATTTTCTTCCCGGCACTCAGGCAGTGGGAGGTTCTGCGGAGGCCAGAACCTGAGCGACGGAAGGATTGGGCCGGCAGGTGACCAGAAACTGAAACGCGAACATAGTCGGCCAGACGCGGGCGCCGGCGGCAGCCAGATAGCCGAGGAATCGCCCGAGTGGCCCCCCAACCACCGTCTCGAAGGGGACCGGAACGGGCCGGACCTTTTCTATCTGGTAACCACAATCATCGAGCAGGGTCACGAGGCTCGAGCGGGTGAACAGACGGGTATGAGTGATATCCAGAATCCCCCTCTCGGCATAGGGAAAGCGGCCCATCAAAAGGTTGAGGCGCACCGCAATAAATGCGACGTTCGGCGTCGAAAGCACCACCAGAAACGGCTCACCCGTCCGAGGGTAGGGCCTCTCCATGCGATGTCGAAGAGAGACCATGAACCCCTCGGGATCCCGGAGGTGCTCGATCAGGTCCAGGAGCAGCACGCAGTCGAAATCACCCGGATCTACAGGCAGACGGTCGCGGTCGAGGTCCGCCGGGAAAAACTCGAGGTCAATCCCCGGCAGCGGGGGCTCGCGGTCAACGGCGGTGACGCCGATTCCGTCTTCAGCACATTTTGCAGCGACGAAACCCGGACCGCTCCCGAGATCGAGGACACGACCCGGGCCGGCGAGCCGGACCTCCTCCAGCGCCATCGCGTGGGAGGAGTACGGAATCGTGGTCTTGTCCTGATAACGCAGAGGCCTCAGGTGCCTCAGCTTGAGGCTGCACAACATGCCCATCTGGTGAAGTCTGAACCGGATCGTCGAGAGGACCACGTCGCGCGCGTACCGAAGCGTCGGCACGTGACACTCCTCGTCACCGTAACGGGTCGGGATCGGGATTTCGACGATGCGCGCACCAA
It encodes:
- a CDS encoding IgA Peptidase M64, yielding MIRKFVSALVATLSLAPFSWADETFDRNFDNATLRIDFFHTGNAEKEIVTFDRLYRQGEWAGPRTKLLDPFPYGSYLVEATDPADGSVLFSKGFDSYFGEYRTTSGASDGVMRTYHESVLLPFPRRPIEVRISARQRDSSCALLNNISVDPTSVHISTEPPTRDAVVVEVHLGGPAHAVLDITILGEGYAASEIETFKTDLEHASATLLAHPPFNANRAHISVRGVLAPSAESGCDEPSRGVYRSTSLGASFNSLGSERYMLTEDNRSMRDVAANAPYDALIIMVNHDRYGGGGIYNLFCTFTAHSDWADYLLLHEFGHSFAGLADEYYSSSVAYNDFYPRGHEPHEPNITALLDPSELKWRDLIEAGTALPTPWGKEAFDREDSAYQEERTELNKTIGEASRAGASEEKLRELRDIETRHAAVHSQWVEKYLASRPSAGIVGAFEGAGYSSTGLYRPMIDCLMFSRRAQPYCRVCERAVEAMILRYTE
- a CDS encoding DUF1820 family protein; its protein translation is MSKETIYRVNFVSQGEVYEVYARNVSQGGLFGFVEIEELIFGERSKLLIDSSEERLKTEFEGVRRVYVPLHSVLRIDEVEKAGRGRITSGEGKVATFPMAIMPPGTKRD
- the lepB gene encoding signal peptidase I, with product MNEIVTKTLKRWWTEWLRSVLLIVIIITSFRSAVADWNDVPTGSMKPTIFEGDRIVVNKLAYDLKIPFTTYRLFSWAEPARGDIVVLYSPVDGKRLVKRVIGIPGDTVSMIDDHLIVNGDAVSYAPPSPELITGPTPGGTGKLIALERLGENPHAVMIPFGAHCRPTFAPVTVPRGAYFLMGDNRDESYDSRYFGSVPGKQIVGRATAVAASVDPERHFRPRWNRFFRELR
- a CDS encoding bifunctional glycosyltransferase/class I SAM-dependent methyltransferase gives rise to the protein MEAARRPPREQPGSGKILIFVVAYEAERHIVSVFERIPEEIFSDPAVHILCIDDASKDRSAELLMQWVRRNDHEDRITVLRNPVNQGYGGNQKLGYRMTVNRGYDLVILLHGDGQYAPELLPDIVSTWRNGNADVILGSRMLEPGGARKGGMPFHKRVGNRFLTAFQNRLIGENLSEYHTGYRAYTRQFLNSIPFEMNTNDFHFDTEILLQAAHIGARIVEIPIPTRYGDEECHVPTLRYARDVVLSTIRFRLHQMGMLCSLKLRHLRPLRYQDKTTIPYSSHAMALEEVRLAGPGRVLDLGSGPGFVAAKCAEDGIGVTAVDREPPLPGIDLEFFPADLDRDRLPVDPGDFDCVLLLDLIEHLRDPEGFMVSLRHRMERPYPRTGEPFLVVLSTPNVAFIAVRLNLLMGRFPYAERGILDITHTRLFTRSSLVTLLDDCGYQIEKVRPVPVPFETVVGGPLGRFLGYLAAAGARVWPTMFAFQFLVTCRPNPSVAQVLASAEPPTA